One stretch of Prunus persica cultivar Lovell chromosome G1, Prunus_persica_NCBIv2, whole genome shotgun sequence DNA includes these proteins:
- the LOC18792334 gene encoding uncharacterized protein LOC18792334 yields the protein MAAAVFNQSIGASQSLGHFNTSGLHQEFGKGSVRLISKAFEVDVGLSKKGCYNSSQRHLSIIRASTSQTSLIDIVSSPSHNKSNDSRKKSGEAALILIRHGESLWNEKNLFTGCVDVPLTKKGVEEAIEAGKRISNIPIDMIYTSALIRAQMTAMLAMTQHRRKKVPVIMHNESEQATAWSQIFSEDTKKQSIPVVADWRLNERMYGELQGLNKQETADRYGKEQVHEWRRSYDVPPPNGESLEMCAQRAVAYFKDQIEPQLLAGKNVMIAAHGNSLRSIIMYLDKLTSQEVISLELSTGIPMLYISKEGKFIRRGSPAGPAEAGVYAYTKKLALYRQKLDEMVH from the exons aTGGCTGCTGCTGTATTTAACCAAAGCATTGGGGCTTCTCAGTCCCTTGGGCATTTTAATACCTCCGGCCTGCATCAAGAGTTTGGGAAAGGTTCAGTGAGATTGATTTCAAAGGCTTTTGAGGTTGATGTTGGACTGTCAAAAAAAGGATGCTATAACTCCAGTCAGAGACACCTTAGTATAATTCGAGCCTCGACTTCCCAGACTTCATTGATCGATATAGTTTCATCCCCCTCACATAACAAATCCAATGATTCTCGGAAGAAATCTG GTGAAGCAGCTCTGATTTTGATTAGGCATGGCGAGTCATTGTGGAACGAAAAGAACTTGTTCACAGGCTGTGTTGATGTCCCTCTGACCAAGAAGGGTGTGGAAGAGGCAATCGAAGCTGGCAAGAGAATCAGCAACATACCTATCGACATGATCTATACATCTGCACTGATTCGTGCTCAGATGACTGCCATGCTTGCCATGACACAGCACCGTCGTAAGAAG GTGCCAGTTATAATGCATAATGAGAGTGAACAAGCTACGGCATGGAGTCAGATTTTTAGTGAAGACACAAAAAAGCAATCCATTCCTGTTGTAGCAGATTGGCGGTTGAATGAAAGAAT GTATGGGGAATTACAGGGTCTCAATAAACAGGAAACAGCAGATAGATATGGGAAGGAACAAGTTCATGAGTGGCGTCGGAGTTATGACGTACCCCCTCCTAATGGCGAGAGTTTGGAAATGTGTGCTCAAAGAGCTGTTGCTTATTTCAAAGATCAA ATTGAACCCCAACTTTTAGCTGGAAAGAATGTGATGATTGCTGCCCATGGGAATTCATTGAGATCCATAATAATGTATCTTGACAAACTAACTTCTCAAGAG GTTATTAGTTTAGAACTATCAACTGGAATACCCATGCTTTACATTTCCAAAGAGGGGAAATTCATTAGGAGGGGAAGTCCTGCCGGACCTGCTGAGGCTGGGGTTTATGCCTACACCAAG aaattGGCTCTTTACAGGCAGAAGTTAGATGAGATGGTTCATTAG
- the LOC18788861 gene encoding uncharacterized protein LOC18788861, with protein MAESENPLLNEFCAADAGAAAQSRRLLIRFKGPGPCPVPDPNAGQCLKQSVNVCKSFNRNRIDDNGIQESSDAKHVARSAKIPEFSTNTLMSSKHDNGSMKLLSGFVEQNQFKANTLCRSTRGDTAAKARKRTRLPLGLPTSSKLKRSKRSLSAERRTSIDDLPNVILAEILCRLACNKYVFQCKTVSKRWCTLIEDPYFIGCFVRIQSYKGIPKIRTLITKRAVEFRPIQTWALNMFMRFHRLMEKPVVVATYNDLVLCCMTEDYQHIYYICNACTMQYVVLPPTPSRCHKSVWVGFICNVPDYKCEEDDWKGNNFQHNVECRYTVVRILPPVEFENGEKKCDTFKLNVEIFSSDTGEWRESVVSSPQHFNFGRLKELSFTYNGMLYWLTEQDFIVIGLGPFYDNDGTSSSNNNGDGIIDHKLGFTIFEETLDFGFMLQYSGVCRGYVLLCNMSMLSRSLYVYELKQSQDDGGAAAGKKLYLSKRRVYSFDAEMIPFKSNMLLIAFDPSNKDIFYLRVDDDIIKWNVHTGKWSKISRHWVKRCDYYTVVLPGWPTSIPRLPQQQQQQRAHLC; from the exons ATGGCTGAATCGGAAAACCCCCTCCTCAATGAATTCTGTGCTGCCGACGCTGGCGCCGCCGCGCAGTCCCGCCGGCTCCTCATCCGCTTCAAGGGCCCCGGCCCCTGTCCTGTGCCGGACCCCAACGCCGGCCAATGCTTGAAACAGAGCGTCAATGTTTGTAAAAGCTTCAATAGGAACAGAATTGACGACAATG GAATTCAGGAATCTAGTGATGCTAAACATGTTGCTAGATCTGCAAAGATACCCGAGTTCAGCACCAATACTCTTATGAGCTCTAAGCATGACAATGGTTCCATGAAGCTTTTATCTGGATTTGTTGAGCAGAACCAATTCAAGGCCAATACTCTATGCAG GTCGACGAGAGGCGATACTGCTGCCAAAGCAAGGAAGAGAACCCGATTGCCTCTTGGATTGCCGACCTCGAGTAAGTTAAAAAGATCAAAGAGATCATTATCAGCAGAGAGAAGAACATCAATTGATGATCTACCCAACGTTATATTGGCTGAAATCCTATGCCGACTTGCATGCAATAAATATGTTTTCCAGTGCAAAACTGTGTCCAAGCGTTGGTGCACCCTCATCGAAGATCCTTATTTTATTGGCTGCTTTGTAAGAATCCAAAGTTATAAGGGAATTCCAAAGATACGCACTTTGATAACCAAAAGAGCTGTGGAATTCCGTCCTATACAAACTTGGGCGCTCAATATGTTCATGCGTTTCCACCGTTTGATGGAAAAACCAGTTGTTGTAGCGACATATAATGACTTAGTTTTGTGCTGCATGACCGAGGATTATCAACACATATACTACATCTGCAATGCATGCACCATGCAGTATGTTGTACTTCCACCCACCCCAAGTCGATGTCACAAGAGTGTGTGGGTAGGATTCATCTGCAATGTTCCTGACTATAAATGTGAGGAAGATGATTGGAAAGGAAACAACTTCCAGCATAATGTTGAGTGTAGGTACACGGTTGTGAGAATTCTTCCTCctgttgaatttgaaaatggTGAGAAGAAATGTGATACATTCAAATTAAACGTGGAGATCTTCTCTTCTGACACTGGGGAGTGGAGAGAATCAGTTGTCTCGTCCCCACAGCACTTCAATTTTGGCCGCCTCAAGGAGTTATCCTTTACATACAATGGAATGTTATATTGGTTAACAGAGCAGGACTTTATTGTTATTGGTTTGGGCCCATTCTACGACAATGATGGAACtagcagcagcaacaataATGGTGATGGTATTATTGATCATAAACTGGGTTTCACCATATTTGAGGAGACTCTAGACTTTGGTTTTATGCTTCAGTACTCAGGTGTGTGCAGAGGATATGTGCTATTGTGCAACATGAGCATGCTCTCCAGAAGTCTGTATGTATATGAGTTGAAACAATCACAAGATGATGGAGGAGCTGCTGCTGGCAAGAAGTTGTATTTGAGTAAACGCAGAGTTTATTCCTTTGATGCTGAAATGATTCCGTTCAAATCGAATATGTTACTGATTGCTTTTGACCCAAGTAATAAGGATATTTTTTATCTGCGTGTGGACGATGATATTATCAAGTGGAATGTTCACACAGGAAAGTGGTCAAAGATATCTAGACACTGGGTAAAACGTTGTGACTATTACACAGTTGTGCTCCCAGGGTGGCCGACCTCAATTCCTAGACTAccccagcagcagcagcagcagcgtGCCCATCTCTGCTAG
- the LOC18790718 gene encoding random slug protein 5, with the protein MSTGIKKSPSNGSEKILSFEEQQAKINEVKRLIGTLPDKLSIYCSDGSISRHLRARNWNVKKATKMLKDTLKWRAEYKPEEIRWEEVAREAETGKIYRSNYFDKHGRPVLVMRPSCQNSKSTKGQIRYLVYCMENAILNLPPDQEQMVWMIDFQGFNLSHISVKLTRETAHVLQDHYPERLGLAILYNPPKFFEPFFTMVKPFLEPKTYNKVKFVYSDDVNAKKIMEDLFDIDKLEAAFGGNDTSGFDINKYAERMKEDDKKMPAIWTRGNPALAASEPAPTSAALTLDSIKLDSDSDASDNEKTDSSSSHGIEPEVVSDHDELMAAGSRNATEDVH; encoded by the exons ATGAGTACGGGAATAAAGAAATCCCCTTCAAATGGCTCTGAGAAGATTTTATCATTTGAAGAGCAGCAGGCAAAG ATTAACGAAGTGAAGAGGTTGATAGGAACATTGCCTGATAAGTTGTCCATTTATTGTTCTGATGGATCCATCTCAAGGCATCTAAGGGCAAGAAACTGGAATGTCAAGAAAGCTACGAAAATGTTAAAAGATACCTTGAAATGGAGGGCAGAGTACAAACCGGAGGAGATTCGTTGG GAAGAGGTAGCTCGTGAAGCAGAAACAGGGAAAATTTACAGATCAAATTATTTTGACAAGCATGGGAGACCAGTTCTTGTCATGAGACCTAGTTGTCAG AACTCAAAGTCGACAAAAGGACAGATTAGATACTTGGTATACTGCATGGAGAATGCTATTTTAAATCTACCTCCAGATCAGGAACAAATGGTTTGGATGATAGATTTTCagggtttcaatttgtcacatATTTCAGTGAAGTTGACACGGGAAACTGCCCATGTTTTACAAGACCATTATCCAGAACGCCTAGGTCTTGCAATACTGTACAATCCACCAAAGTTTTTTGAACCATTCTTTACG ATGGTAAAGCCTTTTCTAGAGCCAAAGACTTACAACAAAGTCAAGTTTGTTTACTCGGATGATGTCAACGCCAAGAAGATAATGGAGGATCTATTTGATATTGATAAACTGGAGGCTGCATTTGGGGGAAATGATACATCGGGTtttgatataaataaatatgctgAGAGGATGAAAGAGGATGACAAGAAGATGCCTGCAATTTGGACAAGAGGAAATCCTGCTTTGGCAGCCTCAGAACCTGCCCCTACCAGTGCTGCTCTTACATTGGATTCTATCAAGTTAGACTCAGATTCTGATGCATCTGATAATGAAAAAACAGACAGTTCCTCGTCCCATGGGATAGAACCAGAAGTTGTCTCAGACCATGACGAACTGATGGCTGCCGGTAGCAGAAACGCTACCGAAGATGTACATTGA